The Mytilus edulis chromosome 12, xbMytEdul2.2, whole genome shotgun sequence genome contains a region encoding:
- the LOC139497932 gene encoding uncharacterized protein, with translation MEISQCEPCKARDKNNTPTRWCVICEEALCLECTENHRVQKMSRGHELIDIDIKPKHINISDQRCSKHDNLSFEYFCIDHDTLCCKECQVETHRSCQKVMSVDIASKGIKKSQSFIDSVELIEHVLTTISIISNNRRTLIGSIEKEAQVIKDETRKLKEEAISQIESLENALLEDLKLKKNKIVTNAKVMLNEIQDIEKMTKEKKDTLALVEKHGSEKQTFLVVHAYKTTVTDFEKRINAITENTTQYKIKLNPNILKNKITSLGTIETIEVPTSFKFVQVKKRQSQIPVVQKHLTSLVRNQEVTFDTDSVISMNALTMNDKDELFMTFSRFPKYGIMGYNNQGKLNFTMFFMHRPFQIALFQREYKGVVTFYSEDIAQFVDFNNRKLLNTISVKDSQQGGVAVSNENIFIGSKGNISVLDLTGSFVRIIKLDNANLIPWCISLDRYGNICYTDSEAVCCITIDGENRFTYKPPNKNRPYEIVLDNQGYVYVVVENIGVCRLRPDGTFADTVVTKRWPSLDSICFNKDCTKFYTGCGKSIWVYNCFN, from the coding sequence atggaAATTTCTCAATGTGAGCCATGTAAAGCACGTGACAAGAACAACACTCCGACTCGTTGGTGTGTCATTTGTGAAGAAGCGTTATGCTTGGAATGCACAGAAAATCATCGCGTTCAGAAAATGTCACGCGGACACGAACTCATTGATATTGACATAAAgcctaaacatataaatatatcagACCAACGTTGCTCAAAACATGACAACTTgtcatttgaatatttttgtatcGACCATGATACTCTTTGTTGCAAAGAATGTCAAGTAGAAACACATCGCTCCTGTCAAAAAGTTATGTCAGTTGACATAGCATCAAAAGGCATAAAAAAGTCTCAGTCATTTATTGATTCTGTTGAACTCATAGAACATGTTTTAACGACCATATCCATCATTTCAAACAATAGACGCACCTTAATTGGAAGCATTGAAAAAGAAGCACAGGTGATCAAGGATGAAACAAGGAAATTAAAAGAGGAAGCAATTAGTCAAATAGAATCTCTAGAAAATGCACTGCTCGAAGAcctgaaactgaaaaaaaacaaaatagtaaCAAATGCAAAAGTGATGCTCAATGAAATACAAGATATTGAAAAGATgacgaaagaaaaaaaagacacacTTGCTTTAGTCGAGAAACATGGATCCGAAAAACAAACTTTTCTTGTTGTTCATGCTTACAAAACAACTGTAACCGATTTCGAAAAAAGAATTAATGCTATAACAGAGAATACAActcaatataaaatcaaattaaatccaaatattctaaaaaacaaaataacttcTTTAGGAACAATTGAAACCATAGAAGTACCAACTTCGTTTAAATTTGTTCAAGTGAAAAAACGCCAGTCACAAATTCCAGTTGTACAAAAACATTTGACGTCCCTTGTTCGTAATCAAGAGGTAACCTTTGATACAGATTCGGTTATTTCTATGAACGCGTTAACTATGAATGACAAAGACGAGCTTTTCATGACCTTTAGTCGTTTCCCGAAGTATGGAATAATGGGATATAACAACCAGGGAAAATTGAATTTCACAATGTTCTTTATGCACCGACCATTTCAAATTGCTCTATTTCAACGTGAATATAAAGGAGTAGTTACATTCTATTCAGAAGATATCGCACAATTTGTAGACTTCAACAACAGGAAACTGTTAAATACAATATCGGTTAAGGACAGTCAACAAGGCGGCGTTGCTGTCTCAAATGAAAACATATTTATTGGATCGAAGGGAAACATATCAGTACTTGATCTTACAGGGTCATTTGTTCGTATTATCAAACTTGATAATGCAAATCTAATACCATGGTGTATCTCATTGGATAGATATGGAAACATATGTTATACTGACAGTGAAGCCGTTTGTTGTATTACAATTGACGGTGAAAATCGTTTCACGTATAAACCACCAAACAAAAATAGGCCGTATGAAATCGTTCTAGATAATCAAGGCTATGTGTATGTCGTTGTCGAGAATATAGGTGTGTGTAGACTAAGACCGGATGGAACATTTGCAGACACTGTAGTGACAAAAAGATGGCCATCCCTTGATAGTATCTGTTTTAACAAAGACTGTACAAAATTTTACACCGGATGCGGGAAAAGCATATGGGTTTATAATTGTTTCAATTGA
- the LOC139497756 gene encoding uncharacterized protein, whose protein sequence is MRPKHMNISDKRCSKHGNLPFEYFCIDHDSLFCKECKVESHRSCQKIMSVDIASKGIKSSQSFIDAMELIGHISMAIPLISIDRHTLIESIEMEASLVKDEIMKLKEEAISLIESLEKSLIEDLKQKKEKIVTNAKEIHKEIQDIERMTKEKKDMFDKAEKHGSEKQAFLAVHSCQTVLMGLDNRISTITEKKTRSTIKLNSSLLKKNIMSLATIETIELPTAIKRVQSYKRRSQIPIVHHISSTFVKKQDIQTRGTMVKGITVNYTNEIIITWIDIFKKMKVGIMVVDENGKLKNEINTLDQPCQRATIPMSENKGVLTFESSDSIQFVDFQNKTLLNYVSVNGRQLGGFAASNEYVFIGKSGSIDVLDLQGKVIRSGKTISSSVKPKYIALDRTGHIYYSDNEAVYCMRKDGEYRFIYKPPENNILHGIAIDSYSYVYIIVDSQYVWRIGPDGKFVDIVVNGEGWETLKFICFN, encoded by the coding sequence AGTAGAATCACACCGCTCTTGTCAGAAAATTATGTCAGTTGACATAGCGTCTAAAGGCATTAAAAGTTCTCAGTCATTTATAGATGCAATGGAACTAATAGGACATATTTCAATGGCAATACCCTTAATTTCAATCGACAGACATACCTTGATTGAAAGCATTGAAATGGAAGCAAGTTTGGTTAAGGATGAAATTATGAAACTGAAAGAAGAAGCAATTAGTCTCATTGAATCTCTAGAAAAATCACTGATCGAAGACctgaaacaaaagaaagaaaaaatagtaACAAATGCAAAGGAGATTCACAAAGAAATTCAAGATATTGAAAGGATGACGAAGGAAAAAAAGGACATGTTTGATAAAGCGGAGAAACATGGATCTGAAAAACAAGCTTTCCTTGCTGTTCATTCTTGCCAAACTGTTTTGATGGGTCTGGACAACAGAATTAGTACAATCACAGAGAAGAAAACCAGATCTACTATTAAATTGAATTCAAGTTTActtaagaaaaatataatgtcTCTTGCAACCATTGAAACTATTGAATTACCAACTGCAATTAAACGTGTCCAAAGTTATAAGCGCCGGTCTCAAATTCCAATTGTGCATCATATTTCATCGACATTCGTAAAGAAGCAAGACATACAAACAAGAGGCACTATGGTAAAAGGAATAACTGTAAATTATACTAATGAGATAATAATCACTTGgattgatatatttaaaaaaatgaaagttggaATAATGGTGGTTGACGagaatggaaaattaaaaaatgaaataaatacactaGATCAACCATGTCAAAGAGCTACAATTCCGATGAGTGAAAATAAAGGAGTGCTAACATTTGAATCAAGTGATAGCATTCAGTTTGTTGATTTTCAAAATAAGACACTGTTAAATTACGTGTCTGTAAACGGACGTCAGCTTGGAGGATTTGCTGCTTCAAATGAATACGTATTCATTGGAAAGTCAGGAAGCATAGACGTACTTGATCTTCAGGGGAAAGTCATTCGTTCTGGCAAAACAATAAGCAGTTCAGTAAAACCGAAGTATATTGCATTAGATAGAACTGGTCACATCTATTACAGTGACAACGAAGCAGTTTATTGCATGAGAAAAGACGGTGAATATCGTTTTATATATAAACCACCAGAAAACAATATATTGCATGGAATAGCGATAGATAGCTACAGCTATGTGTATATCATTGTAGACAGTCAATATGTGTGGAGAATAGGACCGGATGGGAAATTTGTCGACATAGTAGTGAATGGTGAAGGCTGGGAAACTCTTAAGTTTATCTGTTTTAACTAA
- the LOC139498891 gene encoding AAC-rich mRNA clone AAC4 protein-like, with protein MYIGENFNVHFHENFNFWKFLEDNSSGGLIHSDFIPNKKFTEMMISNSAKRIRDVPNAGGSSVISEVLSFEFLNKACQAELLKTEMEVSYFPEGGSITDYVCKIFDRKVGVSVTRAMKYRGQYTEEDAHHLLTKKLKGVIQSSKNSMEKWSKQILHVWVPNKHTANTITKVYNQLSANIRSNTIVMVTRSSCSSYIYTNG; from the exons ATGTATATAGGAGAAAATTTCAATGttcattttcatgaaaatttcaatttttggaaATTCTTAGAAGATAATTCATCAGGCGGACTGATACATTCAGATTTCATTCCAAATAAGAAATTCACAGAAATGATGATTTCAAATTCTGCCAAGCGGATCCGAGACGTGCCAAATGCAGGGGGTAGTTCTGTTATATCAGAAGTGTTATCTTTCGAGTTCCTCAACAAGGCATGCCAGGCTGAATTACTTAAG ACCGAGATGGAAGTTAGTTATTTTCCAGAAGGAGGTTCAATAACTGACTACGTATGTAAAATTTTCGACAGGAAAGTGGGCGTGTCCGTAACCAGGGCAATGAAGTACAGAGGGCAATACACAGAAGAAGACGCCCACCATTTATTGACTAAAAAACTAAAAG GAGTAATTCAGTCAAGTAAAAACTCTATGGAGAAATGGAGCAAACAGATTCTGCACGTCTGGGTACCAAACAAACACACCGCTAACACTATTACCAAGGTCTACAACCAACTGTCTGCTAATATCCGCTCTAACACTATCGTCATGGTGACAAGATCATCTTGCTCTTCATACATTTATACAAATGGATGA